AGAGCAGAGGTACTTCTTCCATATCGAACAGTACGACATTGATGAGCTTAAGCGCCGATACCCCAAGTATGCCCAGGATATCGATGCTGCACACTCGCAGAACACATTCGACGAAAGCCTGGACGTTGTGAATGTGGTTACGCTTCAGTACAAAAAAACGATCACGGTAGAGAAAATTTTCATTGAAGATCAGGATAGCGGGATCTCGAAAGAGTTTCTATCCGCAGAGTGGGATGAGCTGGTGCAGAACGCAGCCAATGATCCCGAAACAAAGGCTATGTATGAAGCAAGCGGCAGCCGCATTGGATACCAAGAATGGCTGTGGGAAGGCATGTTCCTACCGGAAAAGGTAACAAAGATTGGGCCTTTTGAGAGTGAGGAGCCAGCAGTATTCCAGGCTATATTCCTGGAGGAGCTTCAGCTCACGCTGGAAGAACCTCAGTATGTCGGGAAAAGGTACGGATACTTCTTTCTGGTGGGCTACCACAACCCGGCCTCTGCCTATCCGCTGGGGCTAGCCTACTTCATGCGGGACATGCTTGAAGCATCGGTTGCGCTGATGACGATCCTGATGATACAGGTTGGGAAGCTGTACAAGAATGAGAAAATTATCCAGCAAGGCGCATTGGTAAACGAAAAACAATACGTAGAGGAGGGTTACAAGCTGGGGATTAACCCTATCGTGGACGAGGAGTGGCAGCGCCAGCACCCAGGAGTTGATGCGGTCAAGAACCTTCCCCTTCCAGACTTCCCCTCTGCCATCACCATTTTGAACGACCACCTGGTAAACGCACAGAAGACCACATCTGGCGCCGTAGACGCGGCTATTGGGCTAGCCTCATATTCCGGGGAGTCCGGAGTAAAGGTGGCGCAATTGCAGATGGCGAGCCGGATATACCAGAAGGAAGAATTCGACGGATTCCGCAGATTCTTGGTCGATGGCTGCACGTGGACCATGGATCAGATCATCCAATTCAGGAATTATCCGCACAAGATCCCGGGGCTGGATATGGATAACCAGAAAGGGTTGATAGACGTAGCAACAGATAGTAGTAACCGGCTGGATGCAGACAATTACTACGTGAAGGTGACCATCCAGGAGAACCAGGAAACACTGAAGCAGATTGAGAGGGAAGCAATGATGGAGCTCAATAATCGTGGTTATGTTGGTGGCATCGACCTGATGAAGAGCCTCGATATCTCTTCTCCTGACAAGAAAATGGAACACGCCCAGCAGGAAAGACAAGAGCTTCAATATGTGCAACTTATCCGTAATAATCCAGAGCTGATGCAGATAATTGACCAGTTTGTGGCGGCACAGGAGAGCCAAGAGAATGGAAAGCAAGCCTCCCAGCCGACTTGAATCTCTGATTGACATAATAAATAACTTGACAAGTAATCGGGACTACGCAAAAGTTGAAATCGTAATTCAGGCAGGCTCGATTGAGTTTGTCTCAGTAAGTAAGAAATATAAGTTCGCTGCCCACGAAAGGGAACAACCCGGAGCAGATAACTTAGTGAAATAATCGGGTAAACGGAACGACCGAAGGCGCTCGATCTCAGCCATTAACACCGGCTGGAGATCGAGCGTTTTTTTTGCCCTAAATTTCGAGCCACCCGCTAAGACGGGCAAACACAACGAAATAGGAGAAACAATGCCAAGAGAACAAGAAAGCACAGCCGAAGAGACAATGCCAGTAGAAACGGAGAAGCTCACGGTAGATGGAAAGGATGTCACCATTGAAAGATCGGTTGATAACGCCATCGAGGTAAAGCTGCCGGAAGGACTGGACGATGCTGAAAAAGCTGAGTTCATCAAAAAAGTGGAGACGGGCAGCAAGCTCGTGGGGTCCTACTACCGGAAATTGCAGGAGACGAATGAGCGGATTAAATCTTTGGAGGAAAGAGAAAAAGCTCTTGACGAAAGAGAGAAAAAGCTCACAGCAAAAACGTCAACTGACACCGGAGAGATCGACCCAGTTTGGAAGCGCCTGGGATTGCGAAGCGAAGAGGACGAAGAAGACTTTGCTATAGACAATCCCGCAAAGTATCAGAAAGCCCTTGCTGATTATCTGAAAGCAACGGCCAGGCAAGAGGCTTTATTGGAACTTGAACAGCGCGAAAGAAAAACCAGAGCAGAGCTACAAGAGCAATTGTTAGCACAACGGATCACGGCAGCCGGGGCGGACCCGCAGGACGTTAAGGCGTTTGCTAATTACTATGATATCCCATTTGGGGAGAAAGCTTTTGAACTGTACTCCAAACAAAACTCGCTAAAAACAGACCCGATTATTGACGCTCAAATCAAAGCGCAGCGCAAACAGGTGCGCTGGATAGATCCGGGAGATCGCACCAGCGTTACCGGACTGATAGCAAAGCTACAGAAAGACCCGGACAGCTTAAGCGAATCCGAGATCGACACGCTCATCGCTGCGCGCAAGAAAACGTTTAGCGAATAAGGAGTAAAAGACAATGACTCGCGAAGACATTAAATCGCTTGGTCTGCAACCACTAGACCTTAAACTTCGGGCAGAGGTAAAACGTCACCTCTGGTTCAGTAGGTTTAAGGGCAGCGTGAAGAGCGGACGAGACTATAACAACGATCCCACGCTTCATGCATCGGGATCTCCGATTGAAGTTAACAACAAAATCCGCAGCATCGGCTATGGCGATCGACTGCTGATCCCCATGGAAAAAGACCTTGCAGGAGCTCCGACTCTGGGCGATGCTGTACTGATGGGCAGAGAGGAAGAGTCTGCAAGAGCATACGCCAAGGTTGGATACAACCAGGTCCGCCATGCCATCCCGGTTCAACTTGGGAGCATGGACAAAGCTAGAGAACGAGCGTTCCGGGCAGCCGAGGACAACCTTCAGAAACTAGCTTGGTGGCAAGCACAGTATGAGAACTACAACATCCTCACATCCATCTACGAAGGCGCGAGCGAAAACCTGTACACAACCACCACCAACCCAGACTACGGTCAGGGACTAGGCATCCCGCGCAGATACCACCCCAACTTCTACCGCTACAGCACGCTTGGCTTCAATAAGATCGGCGCTGCCGGCAAATTCCCCACTGCACTTGAGGTATACGATGCTGCTGTCGGTACTAACGACGGCGGCGTAGACACAACGAAGTCTTTGGACGCCAATTGTGTCGCGATGGCTCGCCTCACCGCCATGCGCAAGGGGATCAAGCCATTGGTGATGGAAAACGGATTTAGCTTCTGGCCCTGGCTGATTACCCCGGAGCAAGCAATTTCTCTGGTCCAGACCAATGAGTTTAAGGCTATGGCCCAAACTCAGGTATGGAAAGAGGTGAAGAGCCATCCCTGG
This window of the Candidatus Cloacimonadota bacterium genome carries:
- a CDS encoding DUF4043 family protein, with the protein product MTREDIKSLGLQPLDLKLRAEVKRHLWFSRFKGSVKSGRDYNNDPTLHASGSPIEVNNKIRSIGYGDRLLIPMEKDLAGAPTLGDAVLMGREEESARAYAKVGYNQVRHAIPVQLGSMDKARERAFRAAEDNLQKLAWWQAQYENYNILTSIYEGASENLYTTTTNPDYGQGLGIPRRYHPNFYRYSTLGFNKIGAAGKFPTALEVYDAAVGTNDGGVDTTKSLDANCVAMARLTAMRKGIKPLVMENGFSFWPWLITPEQAISLVQTNEFKAMAQTQVWKEVKSHPWVNGAIGYFGGFVFFEDVISVRGFSTSDGASTGLNVLGTTELIADSDIKQNPRFLPQEGHLTHLVGTTKANHVSIIFGESFIGEALHENLGFATESQDYNNWQGLGAYTKYGYERLDFVPKAHVQYLEGTEAGIANITNVYNRSSMLIMTHE